One stretch of Lemur catta isolate mLemCat1 chromosome 2, mLemCat1.pri, whole genome shotgun sequence DNA includes these proteins:
- the LOC123632180 gene encoding LOW QUALITY PROTEIN: uncharacterized protein KIAA1143-like (The sequence of the model RefSeq protein was modified relative to this genomic sequence to represent the inferred CDS: inserted 1 base in 1 codon), which produces MSKRNQVSYVRPAEPAFLTRFXERVGYREGPTVETKRIQPQLPDEDGDYSDKDEQPQVVVVKKGDLSAEEVMKIKAEIKAAKAEEEPASADGRIMYRKPVKRPSDEKYSGLTASSKKKKPNEDEINRDSVRKNSQKQIKNSSLLSFDNEDENE; this is translated from the exons ATGAGCAAACGGAACCAGGTGTCGTACGTGCGGCCGGCCGAGCCGGCGTTTCTGACCCGCT AAGAGCGGGTCGGCTACAGGGAAGGGCCCACCGTAGAGACCAAGAGAATCCAGCCTCAGCTCCCAGATGAAGATGGTGATTACAGTGACAAAGATGAACAGCCCCAAGTGGTGGTTGTTAAAAAAGGAGATCTATCAGCTGAagaagtcatgaaaattaaagcagaaataaaggcTGCCAAAGCAGAGGAAGAACCAGCTTCAGCTGATGGAAGAATCATGTATCGAAAACCAGTCAAGCGACCCTCAGATGAAAAATATTCAGGTTTAACAGCaagctcaaaaaagaaaaagccaaatgaagatgaaataaatcgGGACTCAGTTAGAAAGAACTCACAGAAGCAAATCAAAAACAGTAGCCTCCTCTCTTTTGACAATGAAGATGAAAATGAGTAA